In Desulfovulcanus ferrireducens, the genomic window GGAACGGTTTGGCCGTACTTGATGTAGGCAGCCTTACGAACACTCAACCCCTCGTTGTACTCGTCAGGGACTTTTTTGGGACATTTTTCTGCACACAGGCCGCAGGCAATACATTTATCCACCTCCACATAGCGTGGCTTTTGTTTGACAGTGACGGTAAAATTGCCTTCGCTGCCCTCAATTTTTTGTACTTCGCTTAAAGTCAAAAGCTCAATGTTTAAGTGCCGACCGCACTCAACCAACTTGGGTGAGATAATTCACATCGCACAGTCATTGGTGGGGAAGGTTTTGTCCAATTGGGACATTACGCCGCCAATACCGGCTGTTTTTTCCACCAAATAGACATAATAGCCGGCGTCAGCCAAGTCCAAAGCGGATTGAATGCCGGCAATACCACCGCCGACAACCATGACTGCGCCTACTTTTTCTTGTGACATATTAACCCCCTTTGCCATTTATTTGTTGTTTGTCGCAAGAACAACGGCCCGTTAAAAGTAGATTTTTCAGGTATCTTTTTAGTGAGATACCACCCAAAAAACATAATGTATTAAATTAACAAATACAAGCTGTTCAATCTTATTTAGACATTCAATAGCTCAGGTTTAAAAAAAATGCTAGTAGTTGAGCATGGAAATTGTGAAAAAGTGATATTATTTTTTCACAAATGATAACACGAAAGGGGCCGTTTTTGTCCGCCTGTAGGCTTGTCCTGTAAGATTAATTTTTTACAAGATGGCTTGAGTTCATGTCGTTTAGGGGGTAAGTTGCAAAAAAGAAGGTTTGATAACTCATTGACTTCTTCCCTTAGTTTTGACCTTGATTGTTAGCAGTTATTTGTTTTTAATTGATTAAAGGTTATTGTGCATTTAAATTATAAATGAATGGAGAAAAAAGGAAGATGAGCGGATGGGCAGGATGTTTGTTTGGTTTAATTATCCTGGTTATGGGCTTGTATGGATGCGCTCAAAAAAGTGTATACTACCCTTCGCGGAACACTAAGATATATGCTCCTCCTTCCCAAAAAGGAACCCAGAGGCCATATACTGTTTATGGCAAGACGTATAGACCTTTAAAGGTAGCGCATGGGTTTGTTCAGGAAGGAGTGGCCTCATGGTACGGACCGAAATTTCATGGGCGAAGAACTGCTAGCGGCGAGATTTATAATATGTATGAGCTTACAGCGGCACACAAAATTTTGCCCATGCATACAAAGGTCAAGGTAACCAACCTGGAAAATGGTCGTAGTTTGATTGTGCGTATTAATGACCGCGGGCCATTTGTAAAAAACAGGATAATTGACCTATCTTATGCAGCGGCCAAGAGATTAGGTCTGGTTGGCCCGGGAACGGCAAGGGTTCGCGTTGAGTCTCTTGGCTCTTGGTCGCCGGAAATTCCTGGCATTTTTTATGTGCAGGTTGGGTCATTTGCTATCTATGACAATGCTATCGCCTTGCAGACAAAAATGCGTCAAAAAGGTTTTGTGCACACCAGGATACAAAAATTTGAGCACCGCGGCCGGACCTTTTGGCGTGTCCATGCTGGCATTTTCAAAACCCTGGCCAAGGCCCAAAAGATCAAGACCAGGTTAGAGCTTAAGTTCCCCAATGCCTTTATTATTGCGGATTGAGTTCTTGCCTGAATTTTCTGGAAAGCCTAAATACAACAACCTTGCGTCCAGGCAAAGTGATACTTTCATTTGTTTGTGGATTTCTGCCTTTACGAGGTTTTTTGTTATAGGCCTCAAATTTTCCAAATCCGCTGATAAGTAGAGCATGGTCCTTTTTAATGGCTTTTTTCATCAGTTCCAAAAGGTGTTCCACTTGAGCCTTGACTTCGGCCCTGTTTCGTTCACTGTGTTCATAAATTTTGTCCACGATGTCAGCTTTGGTTAATGTTTTGCCCATATATTACCTCCGGGGGAAGTTTAAAGTTTGCAATTTAGGGTTAAAGGTTTACCCGGGCACTAGAGTACTTTTGAACGACTCTTATAGGCCAATTTAAACATTGCCTTTTTGACATATTACACAGCTTTAATTTTAATAAAATTAAATTTTAGCTTTGATTTTTTGGGCGTACTGCTCCATCTCCTGGGCGTCTGAGTATTTATGTTGTGGCCAGAGTTTTAGCCCATCATCTTTATAGCGGGGAATAAGGTGCCAGTGAGCATGGTGAACCAGTTGACCAGCAGCTTCATAGTTGTTCATGCCTATATTTAGACCAGAGGCATTCAATGCTGTAAGTAACCCTTTTCCGACTTTTTGCATGGCCAAAATGAGTTCTTGCCCTAAATCTAAAGGTAGTTCAAAAATAGTAGGATAGTGACCTTTGGGGATGATCAGGGCATGCCCTTTGTTGACCGGGGCAATATCTAAAAAGGCCAGTACATGTTCGCTTTCATAGATTTTTTGACAGGGAATTTTTCCTTGGACAATCTGGCAAAAAATACAGTTATTCATATTTCTTACTCCGAGTTATATTTTAAATTTTATTGTGTTGCGTGTTTATTGTACAGTTTAAATATTAAGTTTGCGTATAATGTTCAGAATACAACGTTTAACCTTTATAAAACTTAACACATGTAGTATTGGCAACATATGACTTTTTGTGCATAAAAAGTGGAATTTTTTTTGTCTTAGTAACGACTTTAAAAGACTTTTACCTCAGCTGTATTTTTTTTGCAAGTCTAACACGTTATTTTTTTTGTCTATTTCCATTTATGAAAATTATTAGTTTGAAATTTTATCATCCTGAACCCCAAAAAAAGAAAATGGCTGTTTGGCCAGTTTTTCTTCCCTTTGCCGGGTGCAGTAAAACCAGGTGTGTTTATTGCGCTCAGAATCTGCAAACCGGAGAGTTGGAGCGTCTTGATTTCAAGAGCATTGGAGAAAAAATCGAGAACGAGCTCAATGACCGATTTGTCCAAAAAAAGGAAGCCATTGGCCTTGGGTTTTTTGGCGGGACATTTACTGGCCTGTCCAAAGAGAAAATGATTTATTTTTTGTCATTGACAAAAAAACTAAAGGATAAAGGGATAATTAGCCATATTCGCTGTTCAACCAGGCCGGATATGATCAGCCCGGATATTTTAAGCTTGCTAGGTGACCATGGAGTTGATTTGGTTGAGCTGGGAGTGCAAAGCTTTGATAATCAGGTATTGGAATTAAGCGGTCGGGGCTACTGTCGGGCAGATATAGTTGCGGCCTGCGAAATGATTTCGAGAGCGGGCCTGAGTCTGGGCATTCAACTTTTGCCGGGGCTGCCTGGACATGCACTGAAGAGTTGGTTTGAAGATGTGCGTTTTTCTATAGAGATGCAACCGGAAGTTGTGCGCATCTATCCATGTCTGGTTCTCAAATCCACTCTTTTGGCCAGGTGGTGGGCCAAAGGTCAGTATCAACCGTGGAGCTTACCAGAGACTGTGTCTGCAATAGCTTTAAGCCTCCCGTTTTTTTGGCGGGCTAAAGTGCAGGTTATTCGTCTTGGTTTGACTCCGGAAAAAAGTCTGATGAAAAATATTTTGGCCGGCCCGTGGCATCCGGCTTTGGGGAATATGTGTAGAAGCATCGCTCTCAGACATCTATTATTGTGTGAGTTGGCCAAGATTGGGTCCAAATTAAAACGGATATATGTTCCTAAAAAGTATTTAAGTGAATTTTGGGGTTATAAAGGTATAAATAAAAAGGTTTGGGCCAAACTTGGGATTCAAAAAAGTCAAGTTGAACCTTGGGAAAAGGATTATTTTCAAATTTTTGGTGTAAAAAGGGGATAACTTCACTAAAGGATTTTAGCATTCGGCATGTGCTGGTGTTTTAAAAGGTCGAGTGGTTGGAATGCGAGGGGACCTGAGGAACTGGAATGAAAGAAAGCGAATGGGTGCATTTTCTGCAGTGGGCGCTACCTCGATTGCGCATGCGTTGGGCAGGTTTCCGTAAAGTACGTAAGCAAGTCTGCAAACGGATCCGGCGGCGTATAGAAGAATTGCAATTGGAAGGGGTTATTTCCTACCGGGCCTATCTGGAAAGTCACCCAGAGGAGTGGACAATACTGGAGGTGTTGTGCCGCGTGACGATCACTCGCTTCTACCGCGACAAGAGGACCTTTGCCTTTTTGGAACAGGAGGTCTTGCCTGAGCTTGCCCGGCAAACGCTTGCTCGTGGCGAGGATACTTTACGGATGTGGAGTGCCGGTTGTGCTTCGGGTGAGGAGCCGTATACCCTGGCATTGATGTGGGAGTTGAGCCTCAGGCCGCTTTTCCCCGGACTTACCGTTCGGATTCTGGCTACGGACTTGGATGCAGTGTTGATTGAACGTGCTGCCCAGGCTTGTTATCAGGCCCGCAGCCTGAAAGAACTCCCTGATACATGGCGGGACATCGCCTTTGTTCAAAAAAAAGGGATATATTGTCTACGTCCGGAATACAAGGCCAACGTAAAATTTTTATGCCATGATGTGAGAACGATGGTCCCGGGTGGTC contains:
- a CDS encoding septal ring lytic transglycosylase RlpA family protein — protein: MSGWAGCLFGLIILVMGLYGCAQKSVYYPSRNTKIYAPPSQKGTQRPYTVYGKTYRPLKVAHGFVQEGVASWYGPKFHGRRTASGEIYNMYELTAAHKILPMHTKVKVTNLENGRSLIVRINDRGPFVKNRIIDLSYAAAKRLGLVGPGTARVRVESLGSWSPEIPGIFYVQVGSFAIYDNAIALQTKMRQKGFVHTRIQKFEHRGRTFWRVHAGIFKTLAKAQKIKTRLELKFPNAFIIAD
- a CDS encoding integration host factor subunit alpha — protein: MGKTLTKADIVDKIYEHSERNRAEVKAQVEHLLELMKKAIKKDHALLISGFGKFEAYNKKPRKGRNPQTNESITLPGRKVVVFRLSRKFRQELNPQ
- a CDS encoding HIT family protein, giving the protein MNNCIFCQIVQGKIPCQKIYESEHVLAFLDIAPVNKGHALIIPKGHYPTIFELPLDLGQELILAMQKVGKGLLTALNASGLNIGMNNYEAAGQLVHHAHWHLIPRYKDDGLKLWPQHKYSDAQEMEQYAQKIKAKI
- a CDS encoding elongator complex protein 3; the protein is MKIISLKFYHPEPQKKKMAVWPVFLPFAGCSKTRCVYCAQNLQTGELERLDFKSIGEKIENELNDRFVQKKEAIGLGFFGGTFTGLSKEKMIYFLSLTKKLKDKGIISHIRCSTRPDMISPDILSLLGDHGVDLVELGVQSFDNQVLELSGRGYCRADIVAACEMISRAGLSLGIQLLPGLPGHALKSWFEDVRFSIEMQPEVVRIYPCLVLKSTLLARWWAKGQYQPWSLPETVSAIALSLPFFWRAKVQVIRLGLTPEKSLMKNILAGPWHPALGNMCRSIALRHLLLCELAKIGSKLKRIYVPKKYLSEFWGYKGINKKVWAKLGIQKSQVEPWEKDYFQIFGVKRG
- a CDS encoding CheR family methyltransferase, whose protein sequence is MKESEWVHFLQWALPRLRMRWAGFRKVRKQVCKRIRRRIEELQLEGVISYRAYLESHPEEWTILEVLCRVTITRFYRDKRTFAFLEQEVLPELARQTLARGEDTLRMWSAGCASGEEPYTLALMWELSLRPLFPGLTVRILATDLDAVLIERAAQACYQARSLKELPDTWRDIAFVQKKGIYCLRPEYKANVKFLCHDVRTMVPGGPFHLVLCRNLVFTYFDTGLQLETWERIWESIYPGGCLVLGSHESLPEGAHGFMLWSRMFGIYMKCW